In Fusarium oxysporum f. sp. lycopersici 4287 chromosome 6, whole genome shotgun sequence, a single window of DNA contains:
- a CDS encoding myosin-crossreactive antigen: MYYSKGNYEAFARPLKPESIEAKKAWIVGSGLAGLSTAAFLVRDAQMPGKNITILEELKIPGGALDGIKEPEKGFVIRGGREMDSHFECLWDLFRSVPSIEEQGASVLDEFYWLNKRDPNNSLQRATIKQGQDAGTGKLFTLSEKAQLEIMKLFLATRAEVENKRIDQVFSQAFFKSNFWLYWQTMFAFQTWHSALEMKLYLHRFVNHIKGMPDFSTLKFTKYNEYESLILPLKKWLEDQGVTFQYNTKVQDVDFDIEKDKKTATFIHWVKDGEKGYQSLGSNDLVFMTIGSLTENSASGDHQTPAKLDDGPAPAWDLWRRIAAKDPLFGRPGVFCDNISATKWMSATVTTLDKRIPEYIQQICKRDPFSGKVVTGGIVTARDSSWIMNWTVNRQPHFKNQPEDQIVVWVYGLLVEKDGDYVKKPMQDCTGEEITQEWLYHLGVPESDIPDLAVQGAKCVPVMMPYVTSLFMPRQAGDRPDIVPAGAENFAFIGQFAETTRDTIFTTEYSVRTGMESVYQLTGVDRGVPEVFGSTYDVRVLLDAMCHLRDGKELATWLPERIRKFFVNKLERSQIGQLMHEYHLI; encoded by the coding sequence ATGTATTATAGCAAAGGCAACTATGAAGCCTTTGCTCGACCACTCAAACCCGAGAGcatcgaggccaagaaggcatGGATCGTTGGCTCTGGCCTAGCCGGTCTTTCCACCGCCGCATTCCTCGTGCGCGATGCTCAGATGCCAGGCAAGAACATCACTATCCTTGAAGAACTCAAGATTCCAGGCGGCGCCTTGGATGGCATCAAGGAGCCCGAGAAAGGGTTCGTCATCCGAGGCGGTCGCGAGATGGACTCTCATTTCGAGTGTCTTTGGGATCTGTTCCGTTCTGTTCCCTCGATCGAGGAACAGGGAGCCAGtgttcttgatgagttcTACTGGCTTAATAAACGTGATCCGAACAATTCACTCCAGCGGGCTACTATCAAGCAAGGCCAGGACGCAGGGACCGGGAAGCTCTTCACACTCAGTGAGAAGGCCCAGTTGGAGATTATGAAACTCTTTCTCGCCACGAGAGCCGAAGTCGAGAACAAGCGGATTGATCAAGTTTTCAGTCAAGCCTTCTTCAAGAGTAACTTTTGGCTGTACTGGCAGACCATGTTTGCCTTTCAGACTTGGCACTCGGCACTAGAGATGAAGCTGTATCTCCACCGCTTTGTCAACCACATTAAAGGCATGCCTGACTTTTCAACCCTCAAGTTCACCAAGTACAACGAGTACGAGTCTCTTATTCTGCCTCTGAAAAAGTGGCTCGAGGACCAGGGCGTGACTTTTCAGTACAATACTAAGGTCCAGGACGTTGACTTTGACATagaaaaggacaagaagacTGCGACTTTCATTCACTGGGTTAAGGATGGAGAGAAGGGTTACCAAAGTCTTGGATCAAACGATCTTGTTTTCATGACGATTGGCTCGTTGACTGAAAACTCTGCTTCTGGTGATCACCAAACCCCAGCTAAACTTGACGACGGTCCAGCTCCCGCATGGGATTTGTGGCGTCGAATCGCAGCCAAAGACCCCTTATTCGGTCGCCCTGGAGTTTTCTGCGATAACATCTCTGCCACAAAATGGATGTCAGCAACAGTGACCACTTTGGACAAGCGAATCCCCGAGTACATCCAGCAAATCTGCAAACGAGATCCCTTCAGCGGCAAAGTCGTAACTGGAGGCATCGTTACAGCTCGTGACTCCAGCTGGATCATGAACTGGACGGTTAATCGTCAGCCTCACTTCAAGAACCAGCCCGAGGACCAGATTGTTGTTTGGGTCTatggtcttcttgttgagaaagACGGCGACTACGTCAAGAAGCCGATGCAGGACTGCACTGGTGAAGAGATCACGCAGGAATGGCTATATCATCTAGGAGTTCCAGAGAGCGATATCCCTGATCTTGCAGTCCAGGGCGCTAAATGCGTACCAGTCATGATGCCCTACGTCACATCGCTTTTCATGCCGCGACAAGCAGGTGACCGTCCAGATATTGTCCCAGCTGGGGCTGAGAACTTTGCCTTCATTGGCCAATTCGCTGAGACTACGCGCGACACTATCTTTACTACCGAGTATTCGGTTCGTACAGGCATGGAGTCTGTATACCAGCTTACTGGAGTCGACCGTGGTGTTCCGGAGGTATTTGGTTCAACGTATGATGTGAGAGTTTTACTGGATGCCATGTGTCATTTGAGGGATGGCAAGGAGTTGGCTACGTGGTTGCCAGAGCGTATTCGCAAATTCTTTGTCAACAAGTTGGAAAGGTCACAGATTGGGCAGTTGATGCACGAGTACCATCTCATTTGA